A single genomic interval of Pieris brassicae chromosome 14, ilPieBrab1.1, whole genome shotgun sequence harbors:
- the LOC123718230 gene encoding zinc finger protein 43-like isoform X8, giving the protein MVSKDASTWLIAKDLCRCCHAEGDFFNLATPNTFKDREEIYSDMLRTCFDIEIDPVPGGLCIPTYSICSKCIVKLREAIIFKEQVLKCEEKFYELLTSSSIAVSTQIKKEPEMDSEDYNDDMDDDLDDEMDDYIDNDIDNDTDLKIEPGEQIGIEEHLKRPLRSRIQKTTEVTEIKAAQESKPKPKPKPKKPPKEKKVKKEEKKVKKEKKKEDNTERKGTKPKFSLRPGDFTYNNGTYTCTRCDTPYSAIQSLRYHIRSKHYKLPKYKCQYCDQEFMTLPPFVVHKLNDHNIDERYECTACHTKFNAPSQLRKHINGFHMLGEKYKCDSCDYETFSFETLYKHKFKHKTVKDYHCRFCKKAFLRKATLELHERIHTGDRRKVCKICGQAFVQKASLNYHMTKYHPNVNF; this is encoded by the exons atggtatCAAAAGACGCTAGTACCTGGTTGATTGCGAAAGACTTGTGTAGATGTTGTCATGCTGAAGGAGATTTTTTCAATTTGGCGACGCCTAATACATTTAAAGATCGAGAAGAAATATACTCCGATATGTTAAGAACCTGTTTTGATATAGAG attgATCCTGTGCCAGGAGGTCTTTGTATTCCAACATACTCAATATGttcaaaatgtattgtaaaGTTACGTGAAGCAATAATTTTCAAAGAGCAAGTATTAAAATGTGAAGAGAAATTCTATGAATTGTTAACATCTTCATCAATTGCAG tgtcaacacaaattaaaaaggaACCTGAAATGGATAGTGaag ATTACAACGATGATATGGATGATGATTTAGATGATGAGATGGATGATTATATAGATAACGATATAGACAATGACacagatttaaaaattgaacCAGGGGAACAGATTGGGATTGAAG AACACCTCAAAAGACCACTTAGATCAAGAATTCAAAAGACAACGGAAGTGACGGAGATTAAGGCAGCGCAGGAGTCGAAACCAAAGCCGAAGCCGAAACCGAAAAAGCCGCCGAAAGAAAAGAAGGTGAAAAAAGAAGAGAAGAAAGTAAAGAAGGAAAAAAAGAAAGAAGATAACACGGAGAGAAAAG GCACGAAGCCAAAGTTCTCCCTCCGGCCGGGCgattttacatacaataatgGGACCTATACCTGCACCCGGTGTGACACCCCATACAGCGCAATCCAATCCTTGAGGTATCACATTCGCTCGAAACACTACAAGCTACCAAAATATAAATGCCAATATTGCGACCAGGAGTTCATGACGCTACCACCATTTGTGGTGCACAAACTAAACGACCATAATATAGACGAGCGATACGAGTGTACCGCATGCCACACTAAGTTCAACGCGCCGAGTCAGTTACGCAAACATATAAATGGATTTCACATGCTGGGGGAGAAATATAAGTGCGATTCGTGTGATTATGAGACCTTCAGTTTCGAAACGTTGTATAAACACAAGTTTAAGCATAAGACGGTGAAGGACTACCATTGTAGGTTTTGTAAGAAAGCCTTTTTGAGAAAGGCAACGTTGGAACTGCACGAGAGGATACACACGGGGGACAGGAGGAAGGTCTGTAAAATATGCGGTCAAGCGTTTGTTCAGAAGGCCAGTTTGAATTATCACATGACGAAGTATCATCCCAATGTGAacttttag
- the LOC123718233 gene encoding zinc finger protein 845-like produces the protein MNVHYRNYICKDCDAGFVNRSNLTQHAKSHQLGTFNCDFCSKVFDTFRKKRSHEKCVHTHSHTLNKCGYCNEKFRDYSRKEKHLIDVHGVINKDTKCQACDKTFKNQKEYNSHIKRLHLMDKRHKCSECDMAFFTSGELKNHAVKHTGERSFVCDVCHKAYGRQKTLKEHMRIHKDDRRFKCEHCGKAFVQKCGWRGHMWAKHGEHN, from the coding sequence ATGAACGTACACTACCGGAACTATATTTGTAAAGACTGTGATGCAGGTTTCGTCAATCGCAGTAATTTAACTCAACACGCAAAAAGCCATCAGCTTGGCACGTTCAATTGTGATTTTTGCTCGAAAGTATTCGATACATTTAGAAAGAAACGGTCCCACGAAAAATGCGTCCACACCCATTCACATACACTCAACAAATGCGGTTATTGTAATGAGAAATTTCGGGATTACAGCAGAAAAGAGAAGCATTTAATCGATGTTCACGGTGTTATTAACAAGGATACAAAGTGTCAGGCGTGcgacaaaacatttaaaaatcaaaaggAATACAATTCACACATAAAAAGGTTGCATCTAATGGACAAGCGGCACAAATGTTCCGAGTGTGATATGGCCTTTTTTACTTCTGGCGAGTTGAAGAATCACGCCGTGAAACATACGGGGGAACGTAGTTTTGTGTGTGATGTGTGTCATAAAGCGTATGGACGGCAGAAGACACTCAAAGAACATATGCGTATACATAAAGATGATAGGCGGTTTAAGTGTGAGCATTGTGGCAAAGCATTTGTCCAGAAATGTGGATGGCGTGGACACATGTGGGCGAAACACGGAGAGCATAACTGA